In a single window of the Deinococcus aetherius genome:
- a CDS encoding AAA family ATPase yields the protein MKRILITGMSGTGKTSVIEELSRRGFTAIDTDSDEWCEWTVGHEVGSETSEPDWVWREDRMWHLLSEPREAPLFVSGCKTNQGKFYDRFDHVVLLSALPEVMLERIKGRTNNPYGKSAEERDRILQHVRFVEPLLRHRATLELDTSALTVAEVADRLLALTTRNAQG from the coding sequence GTGAAGCGAATCCTGATCACAGGGATGTCCGGCACGGGGAAGACCTCCGTGATCGAGGAGCTGTCACGTCGCGGATTTACTGCCATCGACACAGACTCGGACGAATGGTGCGAGTGGACGGTCGGGCATGAGGTCGGCAGCGAAACGTCCGAGCCCGATTGGGTGTGGAGGGAGGACAGGATGTGGCACCTCCTCTCCGAGCCCCGGGAGGCGCCCCTCTTCGTCTCGGGCTGCAAGACCAACCAGGGAAAGTTCTACGACCGCTTCGATCACGTCGTCCTGCTGAGCGCCCTGCCCGAAGTCATGCTGGAGCGCATCAAGGGCCGCACGAACAACCCTTACGGTAAAAGCGCAGAGGAACGTGACCGCATCCTCCAGCACGTCCGTTTCGTCGAACCGCTGCTCCGGCACCGGGCGACCCTGGAGTTGGACACGTCGGCGCTGACGGTGGCAGAGGTCGCAGACCGGCTCCTGGCCCTGACGACTCGAAACGCCCAGGGGTAA
- a CDS encoding C39 family peptidase, with protein sequence MRFLLPLLLASLFGGAQAASTSAPPTPAGYVLSGMPLVHQTYNACGPASITQVLGYFGINVSLADVSRLTRPTERSYMTAQAIVDFAPKVGLEARLYRGGSLQTVRAAVRARLPLIALQSHVTATAVIPHWRVVTGYDDAREQVYLMDPLLGYVLMSYADFNRVWADHRGEFAVMYPPGWRETVRKVIG encoded by the coding sequence GTGCGCTTCCTGCTTCCCCTCCTCCTTGCCTCCCTGTTTGGCGGCGCCCAGGCGGCCTCGACCTCCGCCCCACCCACCCCGGCAGGCTACGTCCTCTCCGGGATGCCGCTCGTCCACCAGACCTACAACGCCTGTGGCCCGGCGAGCATCACGCAGGTGCTGGGGTACTTCGGCATCAACGTCTCCCTCGCGGACGTGAGCCGCCTGACCCGTCCCACCGAGCGGTCCTACATGACGGCCCAGGCCATCGTGGACTTCGCGCCGAAGGTGGGGCTGGAGGCCCGGCTGTACCGGGGCGGCTCGCTCCAGACCGTGCGCGCGGCGGTTCGCGCCCGGTTGCCCCTCATCGCCCTGCAATCGCACGTCACCGCCACGGCGGTCATCCCCCACTGGCGGGTGGTGACCGGGTACGACGACGCCCGCGAGCAGGTCTACCTGATGGACCCCCTGCTGGGCTACGTCCTGATGAGTTACGCCGACTTCAACCGCGTCTGGGCCGACCACCGGGGGGAGTTCGCGGTGATGTACCCGCCGGGGTGGAGGGAGACGGTGCGGAAGGTGATCGGGTAG
- a CDS encoding DEAD/DEAH box helicase produces the protein MNLERVPPAFFSLPAVSAALKMNVRDVTELNLSRTALGFQGSAQVRDKGRLYRSTFTLNPAGIFTGGECGCGRKGCPHLARALLSPALERELERVGGTAAPPPEQAPAPPDLPDEEVPAVPLASPLRQWLTAASELTGEGPGERSPLTLRYDLSVTLRPRTARETLTLKVRRATRELERRALHALSVFPLPHALRWNRGEGDGLPRFAAPDRDVLTVLALGGESGVVGGDEAWYLGDHPLTDTLLARLLDTGRLYWNGAARPLAPGPERPTVLGWQMDAGGVQRPTLSLPPGVRVLPVSPRWYVDERATELGRVTSALPAALENAFLHVPPVPPAQAASFAGALRESFPALGDALPLPQPVQVRRVPAEYQPLLTLREERVTVSRRKGWRTQTEERALGVAHLTHLYDGEPLPVERQNYVDGVLYLRGRDPAAEKRSAGQLTRTGLKRLQSLQPRGDHVEHPEAASLYAFAGEADWQRFLTAEVPKLEARGFRVEVAPDFPYRYVEVEDWYGEAGDEGGWFTLELGVIVDGERLSLIPILVSLIAERPELFTPEALAALKDDDVIAARLPDGRRLALPAGRVRAILSVLVELHLRELPEGPLKLPLLDAARLAALDEALNARWLGADRLLDLGRRLRSFRGVADVEPPEGLNAELRTYQRQGLSWLQFLREYDLGGILADDMGLGKTLQTLAHLQTEKVAGRADRPSLVIAPTSVLGNWRAEAARFTPGLRVLTLHGPHRKEDFGRVPDHDLVLSTYPLLPRDIDSLREHDFHLLVLDEAQNIKNPRSAAAKAAGALKARHRLALTGTPLENHLGELWSQFNFLTPGLLYDEKTFRELYRTPIEKQGDRARQVALAARVRPFILRREKRDVASELPPKTEIPVRVTLDGDQRDLYETVRVTMLERVREELDARGLARSTVAILDALLKLRQAATDPRLVRLDAARKVRGSAKLDWLTGNLPQMVEEGRRVLIFSQFATLLGLLEDTLADLGIGYAKLTGQTKNRAAQIERFQRGEVPVFLISLKAGGVGLNLTAADTVVHLDPWWNPAAENQATDRAYRIGQDKPVFVYKLIAAGSVEERILDLQQRKAALAQGVLDGGLTSATQLTTGDLERLFAPLEEEAEPVGRGG, from the coding sequence ATGAACCTGGAACGGGTGCCGCCCGCCTTCTTCAGCCTGCCCGCCGTGAGTGCGGCGCTGAAGATGAACGTCCGGGACGTGACGGAGCTGAACCTGAGCCGCACGGCCCTCGGCTTTCAGGGGAGCGCCCAGGTCCGGGACAAGGGGCGGCTCTACCGCTCGACCTTCACCCTCAACCCGGCGGGCATCTTCACGGGGGGTGAGTGCGGGTGCGGGAGGAAGGGCTGCCCGCACCTCGCCCGCGCCCTGCTCAGCCCAGCCCTGGAACGCGAGTTGGAGCGGGTGGGGGGGACGGCGGCCCCGCCCCCGGAACAGGCTCCCGCCCCGCCGGACCTCCCCGACGAGGAGGTCCCCGCCGTCCCCCTCGCCAGCCCGCTGCGGCAGTGGTTGACGGCGGCCTCCGAGTTGACGGGGGAGGGGCCGGGCGAGCGGAGCCCCCTCACCCTCAGGTACGACCTCAGCGTCACCCTGCGGCCCCGCACGGCGCGCGAGACGCTGACCCTGAAGGTGCGGCGGGCGACCCGCGAACTCGAACGGAGGGCCCTGCACGCCCTCTCCGTCTTCCCCCTCCCGCACGCCCTGCGCTGGAACCGGGGTGAGGGGGACGGCCTGCCCCGCTTCGCCGCCCCCGACCGCGACGTGCTCACCGTCCTCGCCCTGGGCGGCGAGAGCGGCGTCGTGGGCGGGGACGAGGCGTGGTACCTGGGCGACCACCCGCTCACCGACACCCTGCTCGCTCGCCTGTTGGACACGGGCCGCCTGTACTGGAACGGGGCGGCGAGGCCCCTTGCCCCCGGCCCGGAGCGGCCCACCGTCCTCGGCTGGCAGATGGACGCGGGTGGGGTGCAGCGGCCCACGCTGAGCCTTCCGCCCGGCGTGCGTGTGCTGCCCGTCTCGCCGCGCTGGTACGTGGACGAACGGGCGACGGAACTGGGCCGGGTCACCTCCGCCCTGCCCGCCGCCCTGGAAAACGCCTTCCTGCACGTCCCGCCCGTGCCGCCCGCGCAGGCCGCTAGTTTTGCGGGGGCCCTGCGGGAGAGCTTCCCGGCGCTGGGGGACGCCCTGCCCTTACCCCAGCCCGTCCAGGTGCGGCGCGTGCCCGCCGAGTACCAGCCGCTCCTGACCCTGCGCGAGGAGCGGGTGACCGTGAGCCGCCGCAAGGGCTGGCGCACCCAGACGGAGGAGCGGGCCCTCGGCGTCGCCCATCTCACCCACCTCTACGACGGCGAGCCCCTGCCGGTCGAGCGGCAGAACTACGTGGACGGGGTGCTCTACCTGCGCGGGCGCGATCCCGCCGCCGAGAAGCGCAGCGCGGGGCAACTCACCCGCACGGGCCTGAAGCGCCTCCAGAGCCTCCAGCCGCGCGGCGACCATGTGGAGCACCCCGAGGCCGCCAGCCTCTACGCCTTCGCGGGCGAGGCCGACTGGCAACGCTTCCTGACCGCCGAGGTCCCGAAGCTGGAGGCCAGGGGTTTTCGGGTGGAGGTCGCCCCAGACTTCCCCTACCGCTACGTCGAGGTCGAGGACTGGTACGGCGAGGCCGGAGACGAGGGCGGCTGGTTCACCCTCGAACTCGGGGTGATCGTGGACGGGGAGCGCCTGAGCCTCATCCCCATCCTGGTCTCCCTAATCGCCGAACGCCCGGAACTGTTCACGCCCGAAGCTCTCGCCGCCCTGAAAGACGACGACGTGATCGCGGCCCGCCTCCCCGACGGACGCCGCCTCGCGCTCCCTGCCGGACGGGTGCGGGCGATCCTCAGCGTGCTCGTCGAACTCCATCTGCGTGAGCTGCCCGAGGGACCGCTGAAACTGCCCCTCCTCGACGCGGCCCGCCTTGCCGCCTTGGACGAGGCCTTGAATGCCCGCTGGCTGGGGGCCGACCGCCTGCTCGACCTCGGCCGCCGCCTGCGCTCCTTCCGGGGAGTGGCCGACGTTGAACCGCCCGAGGGGCTGAACGCCGAACTGCGCACCTACCAGCGCCAGGGCCTCTCCTGGCTGCAATTCCTGCGCGAGTACGACCTGGGGGGGATTCTGGCGGACGACATGGGGCTGGGGAAGACGCTCCAGACCCTCGCCCACCTTCAGACCGAGAAGGTCGCGGGACGCGCCGACCGCCCCAGCCTCGTGATCGCACCCACCAGCGTCCTCGGCAACTGGCGCGCGGAAGCGGCCCGCTTCACGCCGGGGCTGAGGGTGCTCACCCTGCACGGCCCGCACCGCAAGGAGGACTTCGGGCGCGTCCCCGACCACGACCTCGTGCTCAGCACCTACCCCCTGCTGCCGCGCGACATCGACTCGCTCCGGGAACACGACTTCCACCTCCTCGTTCTCGACGAGGCGCAGAACATCAAGAATCCCAGGAGCGCCGCCGCGAAGGCCGCCGGAGCCCTCAAAGCCCGCCACCGCCTCGCCCTCACCGGCACGCCCCTCGAAAATCACCTCGGCGAGCTGTGGTCACAGTTCAACTTCCTGACGCCGGGCCTGCTGTACGACGAGAAGACCTTCCGCGAGCTGTACCGCACACCCATCGAGAAGCAGGGGGACCGGGCGCGGCAGGTCGCCCTCGCCGCCCGGGTGAGGCCCTTCATCCTGCGGCGCGAGAAGCGGGATGTGGCCTCCGAACTCCCGCCCAAGACCGAGATCCCCGTGCGCGTCACCCTCGACGGCGACCAGCGCGACCTGTACGAGACGGTGCGGGTGACCATGCTCGAACGGGTGCGGGAAGAACTCGACGCCCGGGGCCTGGCCCGCTCCACCGTCGCCATCCTCGACGCCCTGCTCAAGCTGCGGCAGGCCGCCACCGATCCCCGCCTCGTAAGGCTGGACGCCGCCCGCAAGGTGAGGGGCAGCGCCAAGCTCGACTGGCTGACGGGAAACCTCCCGCAGATGGTCGAGGAGGGCCGCCGCGTCCTGATCTTCTCCCAGTTCGCCACCCTGCTCGGCCTGCTGGAGGACACCCTCGCCGACCTGGGCATCGGGTACGCCAAGCTGACCGGGCAGACGAAGAACCGGGCGGCGCAGATCGAACGCTTCCAGCGCGGCGAGGTGCCCGTCTTCCTGATCAGCCTGAAGGCGGGGGGCGTGGGCCTGAACCTCACCGCCGCCGACACCGTGGTCCACCTCGACCCGTGGTGGAACCCCGCCGCCGAGAATCAGGCCACCGACCGCGCCTACCGCATCGGGCAGGACAAACCTGTCTTCGTGTACAAGCTGATCGCGGCGGGCAGCGTGGAGGAGCGGATTCTCGACCTCCAGCAGAGGAAGGCCGCTCTCGCCCAGGGGGTGCTCGACGGCGGGCTGACAAGCGCGACCCAACTGACGACGGGCGACCTGGAGCGGCTGTTCGCGCCACTGGAGGAGGAAGCCGAGCCGGTCGGCCGAGGCGGGTGA
- a CDS encoding peptide chain release factor 3 → MTTPELMNEIARRRTFAIISHPDAGKTTITEKLLLYGGAIQEAGSVTAKEGRSHTRSDWMSIEQQRGISISSSALTFEYDGRHINLLDTPGHQDFSEDTYRTLTAADSALMVLDAARGVQSQTEKLFAVCRNRRLPILTFVNKMDRPALDPFDLLSQVEGTLKITAVPLTWPIGDGPDFKGVYDLQTGQVLTFERTSGGKHRAPVQTAGLNDPKLVELVGPDLAAKLREDVELIQGAMPEFDPADFLAGELTPVFFGSAMNNFGVEHFLSNFVDLAPPPGPVETNVGERDPDAPFAGFVFKLQANMSRAHRDRTAFMRVMSGHFERGMDVTHTRTGRKLRLSQAHTLFAQDREKVEEAYPGDIVGLVNPGVFQIGDVVSVDPKVQLPSFPRFTPETFATISLKDVGKRKAFMKGLTQLAEEGVVQVFYPTDGARDPYLGAVGPLQFEVFQARLAEEYGVEVEMHVTSYGLVRWLAGDAGSVARFARHVEDDQGRPVMLFRSRYDLEYTAEQHPEIEFLPLPKDLTRV, encoded by the coding sequence ATGACCACCCCTGAACTCATGAACGAGATCGCACGTCGCCGGACGTTCGCGATCATCTCCCACCCCGACGCGGGCAAGACCACCATCACCGAGAAGCTGCTCCTGTACGGAGGCGCCATCCAGGAGGCCGGGTCCGTCACCGCCAAGGAGGGCCGCTCGCACACGAGGTCCGACTGGATGAGCATCGAGCAGCAGCGCGGCATCTCTATCTCAAGCTCCGCGCTGACCTTCGAGTACGACGGGCGCCACATCAACCTCCTCGACACGCCGGGCCACCAGGACTTCTCGGAGGACACCTACCGGACGCTGACCGCCGCCGACTCCGCCCTGATGGTCCTCGACGCGGCGCGCGGGGTGCAGTCGCAGACGGAAAAGCTCTTCGCCGTGTGCCGCAACCGCCGTCTCCCCATCCTGACCTTCGTGAACAAGATGGACCGCCCGGCGCTCGACCCCTTCGACCTGCTCTCGCAGGTGGAGGGGACGCTCAAGATCACCGCCGTCCCCCTGACCTGGCCCATCGGCGACGGCCCCGACTTCAAGGGCGTGTACGACCTCCAGACCGGGCAGGTCCTCACCTTCGAGCGCACCTCGGGCGGCAAGCACCGCGCGCCCGTGCAGACGGCGGGCCTGAACGACCCCAAGCTCGTCGAACTCGTGGGGCCCGACCTCGCCGCCAAGCTGCGCGAGGACGTGGAACTCATCCAGGGCGCCATGCCCGAGTTCGATCCCGCCGACTTCCTGGCGGGCGAACTCACCCCCGTCTTCTTCGGCTCGGCGATGAACAACTTCGGGGTGGAGCACTTTTTGAGCAACTTCGTGGACCTCGCGCCGCCGCCCGGCCCGGTGGAGACGAACGTGGGCGAGCGTGACCCGGACGCGCCTTTTGCGGGTTTCGTCTTCAAGCTCCAGGCCAACATGAGCCGGGCACACCGCGACCGCACCGCCTTCATGCGGGTGATGAGCGGCCACTTCGAGCGCGGCATGGACGTGACCCACACCCGCACCGGGCGCAAGCTGCGGCTCTCCCAGGCGCACACCCTCTTCGCCCAGGACCGCGAGAAGGTGGAGGAGGCGTACCCGGGCGACATCGTGGGACTCGTCAACCCCGGCGTCTTCCAGATCGGCGACGTGGTGAGCGTGGACCCCAAGGTGCAGCTCCCCTCCTTCCCGCGCTTCACGCCGGAGACCTTCGCCACCATCAGCCTCAAGGACGTGGGCAAGCGCAAGGCGTTCATGAAGGGCCTGACCCAGCTCGCCGAGGAGGGCGTCGTGCAGGTCTTCTACCCGACGGACGGGGCGCGCGACCCGTACCTGGGGGCGGTCGGTCCCCTCCAGTTCGAGGTCTTTCAAGCCCGCCTCGCGGAGGAGTACGGGGTGGAGGTGGAGATGCACGTCACGTCCTACGGGCTTGTGCGCTGGCTCGCCGGGGACGCGGGGAGCGTGGCCCGCTTTGCCCGGCACGTGGAGGACGACCAGGGGCGCCCGGTGATGCTCTTCCGCAGCAGGTACGACCTCGAATACACCGCCGAGCAGCACCCGGAGATCGAGTTCCTGCCGCTGCCGAAGGACCTCACGCGGGTCTGA
- a CDS encoding histone deacetylase family protein has product MTPPVHSDWPHAWTAFRRAAYAGSPPPRRQFLPREFLERLLAGAAERLPLLDAPLLDWALAERVHDPAYLARWRRGEVTRAEERALGFPWNPAVVERGLASSGATLAATRDALAHGFGLNLGGGTHHAYRDHAEGFSFLNDVVICARWLLGGGHAARLLILDLDVHQGNGTASLLAGEARTLTVSVHGANNYPFQKERSDLDVALPDGTGDAAYLAALDGEVAPAVAAFRPDFAFYLAGADVLEGDQLGRLALTPAGVRERDERVFRWAARACIPLVTVMAGGYSRDPERLIETRLGTLDALLAAFGQRRAVGGIIEG; this is encoded by the coding sequence GTGACCCCGCCCGTTCACAGCGACTGGCCCCACGCCTGGACCGCCTTTCGCCGGGCGGCGTACGCGGGCAGCCCGCCGCCCCGCAGACAGTTCCTCCCCCGCGAGTTCCTGGAGCGCCTGCTCGCCGGGGCCGCCGAACGCCTGCCCCTGCTGGACGCTCCCCTCCTCGACTGGGCGCTGGCTGAGCGCGTCCACGACCCCGCCTATCTCGCCCGCTGGCGGCGCGGGGAGGTGACGCGGGCAGAGGAACGTGCCCTCGGCTTTCCCTGGAACCCGGCGGTCGTGGAGCGTGGTCTGGCGAGCAGCGGCGCCACCCTCGCCGCCACCCGGGACGCCCTGGCCCACGGCTTCGGCCTGAACCTCGGCGGCGGGACGCATCACGCCTACCGCGACCACGCGGAAGGCTTCTCCTTCCTCAACGACGTGGTGATCTGCGCGCGCTGGCTCCTGGGTGGCGGGCACGCCGCGCGCCTCCTGATCCTCGACCTCGACGTGCATCAGGGGAACGGCACGGCCTCGCTGCTCGCGGGCGAGGCGCGAACCCTGACCGTCAGCGTCCACGGGGCGAACAACTACCCTTTTCAAAAGGAGCGGAGTGATCTGGATGTGGCCCTGCCCGACGGGACCGGGGACGCCGCCTACCTCGCCGCGCTGGACGGTGAAGTCGCCCCCGCCGTGGCCGCCTTCCGCCCCGACTTCGCCTTCTACCTCGCGGGGGCGGACGTGCTGGAGGGAGATCAACTGGGGCGCCTCGCCCTCACGCCCGCCGGGGTGCGGGAGCGGGATGAGCGGGTGTTCCGCTGGGCTGCCCGGGCGTGCATTCCCCTCGTGACGGTCATGGCGGGCGGGTACAGCCGCGACCCGGAAAGGCTCATCGAGACGCGGTTGGGAACGCTGGACGCGCTGCTCGCGGCGTTCGGGCAACGGCGAGCGGTAGGCGGTATCATAGAGGGATGA
- a CDS encoding NAD(P)H-dependent flavin oxidoreductase — protein MSGLMKRLGLRVPVVQAPMAGGPTTPELVAAVSEAGGLGSLGAAYLTPRQIAAAGTAVRARTNRPFAVNLFIPEPLPDVSESEVEAAVAELAPLHVELDLPPPTLPGRVREDFAAQFRVVLDLRPAAFSFVFGRLGAVELAALRERGILAVGTATGVEEARALAADGVDAVVAQGGAGGGHRGGWGHDELADTLSLTRAVVGAVQVPVIAAGGLMDAAGVRAALGAGASLAQCGTVFLRAAEAGTSAPYRTALAAAGPGDTTLTRAFSGRAARGLANRVTAEVERPLPYPFQNALTREMRSAATRAGRPEFLSLWAGEGVHLAWDGTAAEILESLWP, from the coding sequence GTGAGCGGCTTGATGAAACGGCTCGGCCTGCGCGTCCCCGTCGTGCAGGCCCCCATGGCGGGGGGGCCGACCACCCCCGAACTCGTCGCGGCGGTGTCGGAGGCGGGCGGGCTGGGCAGCCTCGGCGCAGCCTACCTGACGCCGAGGCAGATCGCGGCGGCGGGCACGGCGGTGCGGGCGCGGACGAATCGGCCCTTCGCGGTCAACCTCTTCATTCCCGAACCCCTCCCCGACGTGTCGGAGTCCGAGGTGGAGGCGGCGGTCGCCGAACTCGCGCCACTCCATGTGGAGTTGGACCTTCCACCACCCACTCTCCCCGGGCGCGTGCGGGAGGACTTCGCTGCCCAGTTCCGGGTCGTGCTGGACCTGCGTCCCGCCGCGTTCTCCTTCGTATTCGGGCGGCTGGGGGCAGTGGAACTCGCGGCCCTGCGGGAGAGGGGCATCCTCGCCGTCGGCACGGCGACCGGGGTGGAGGAGGCCCGCGCGCTCGCGGCGGACGGGGTGGACGCGGTGGTCGCGCAGGGGGGCGCGGGGGGCGGGCACCGGGGCGGGTGGGGGCATGATGAACTGGCGGACACGCTGAGTCTGACCCGGGCGGTCGTGGGCGCGGTCCAGGTCCCGGTCATCGCGGCGGGCGGCCTGATGGACGCGGCGGGGGTGCGGGCGGCGCTGGGGGCAGGGGCCAGCCTCGCCCAGTGTGGCACCGTCTTTCTCCGGGCCGCCGAGGCGGGCACCTCCGCCCCATACCGGACAGCACTTGCGGCGGCGGGGCCGGGAGACACCACCCTGACCCGGGCCTTCAGCGGCAGGGCGGCGCGCGGCCTCGCCAACCGGGTGACGGCGGAAGTCGAACGGCCCCTTCCCTACCCCTTCCAGAACGCGCTGACCCGCGAGATGCGCTCCGCCGCCACGCGGGCAGGCCGTCCCGAGTTTCTGAGCCTCTGGGCGGGCGAGGGCGTTCATCTCGCGTGGGACGGCACGGCGGCGGAGATTCTGGAGAGCCTGTGGCCCTGA
- a CDS encoding GNAT family N-acetyltransferase: MALTVTLRPLRPGDEEAAVRWAADPEFCLAAGWTPGLAPRLVRDHWRPIVAGSWPDFLRLGVEVGGRFVGYVDLAELTPTSGQFGIGIGERALWGRGVGREAGRLLLAGAFGTLGLKTVTAQVYAPNLRSHALMRRLGFREAGRGEPEPYRGEVVEVVRYALTREEWNVTPVRSGGEGPSPFA, encoded by the coding sequence GTGGCCCTGACGGTCACCCTCCGCCCCCTGCGTCCCGGCGACGAGGAGGCCGCCGTGCGCTGGGCCGCCGACCCCGAGTTCTGCCTCGCGGCGGGATGGACGCCGGGCCTCGCGCCGCGCCTGGTCCGCGACCACTGGCGGCCCATCGTGGCGGGCTCGTGGCCGGACTTCCTGCGGCTGGGGGTGGAGGTGGGCGGGCGGTTCGTCGGGTACGTGGACCTGGCGGAGCTAACCCCCACCTCGGGCCAGTTCGGCATCGGGATCGGGGAGCGGGCGCTGTGGGGCAGGGGGGTGGGGCGGGAGGCGGGACGGCTGCTGCTCGCGGGCGCTTTCGGAACGCTGGGGTTGAAGACCGTGACCGCGCAGGTGTACGCCCCCAACCTCCGCTCGCACGCCCTGATGCGCCGCCTGGGCTTCCGGGAGGCCGGGCGCGGCGAGCCCGAGCCGTACCGGGGCGAGGTGGTGGAGGTCGTGCGGTACGCGCTGACCCGGGAGGAGTGGAACGTGACCCCTGTCCGTTCGGGGGGGGAGGGGCCCTCACCGTTCGCCTGA
- a CDS encoding S1C family serine protease: protein MTTFQELSNQMADTVEKAAASIVTVHGARPISGTVVGPEQVLTVAHVLHADELSVRTPDGGTLTGTVVGRDPGSNLALLKVPGLNVPPLTPGTGVRVGELLLGVGRPPHGVQATLGLLDRAALSRGWLTTGAAPFAGVSGGALVDARGGLVGVLNAGEMRGTLLAVPAERALRVTELLGTTGRVPRGYLGVATQPVHLPDQQHPEEGEPDDRGRERREGRGRDFGGRGPGGRGRWGRGGLRGRLGLTVVQVEDGSPAQEAGMRVGDILLALDGEGVRHPRELLERVRDLAGQTVTARVLRGGEETDVTLTVGER, encoded by the coding sequence ATGACAACCTTTCAGGAACTTTCCAACCAGATGGCGGACACCGTAGAGAAAGCCGCCGCCAGCATCGTCACCGTCCACGGGGCGCGGCCCATCAGCGGCACGGTCGTCGGGCCCGAGCAGGTCCTCACGGTCGCGCACGTGCTCCACGCCGACGAACTCAGCGTCCGCACGCCGGACGGCGGGACCCTCACGGGCACGGTCGTGGGCCGCGACCCGGGCAGCAACCTCGCCCTGCTGAAGGTGCCGGGGCTGAACGTGCCGCCCCTTACGCCGGGCACGGGGGTGCGGGTGGGCGAACTGCTCCTCGGGGTGGGGCGACCGCCGCACGGAGTCCAGGCGACCCTGGGCCTCCTCGACCGCGCGGCCCTCTCCCGGGGCTGGCTCACCACCGGGGCGGCGCCCTTCGCGGGTGTGAGCGGAGGCGCCCTGGTGGACGCCCGGGGCGGTCTGGTCGGCGTGCTGAACGCGGGGGAGATGCGCGGCACCCTGCTCGCCGTTCCCGCCGAACGCGCGCTGCGGGTGACCGAACTCCTGGGCACCACCGGCCGGGTACCGCGCGGCTACCTGGGGGTCGCCACCCAGCCCGTGCACCTGCCCGACCAGCAGCACCCGGAGGAGGGTGAGCCGGACGACCGGGGCCGCGAGCGCCGGGAAGGGCGCGGGCGGGACTTCGGGGGCCGGGGCCCCGGTGGGCGCGGACGCTGGGGGCGCGGCGGCCTGCGGGGACGGCTGGGTCTGACTGTCGTGCAGGTCGAGGACGGCAGCCCCGCGCAGGAGGCCGGGATGCGGGTAGGGGACATCCTCCTCGCGCTGGACGGTGAGGGCGTGCGCCACCCGCGCGAGCTTCTGGAACGTGTCCGGGACCTCGCCGGGCAGACCGTCACGGCCCGCGTCCTGCGCGGCGGCGAGGAAACCGACGTGACGCTCACGGTCGGCGAACGCTGA
- a CDS encoding helix-turn-helix transcriptional regulator: protein MLSAPLPSVRVALRSPALAAGVAALLQGFGLTLAEGAEADVLVVDDPWLSDPEALAAEVEGVAGVVALGSPAWVSTLHEAAPGGWAALGTDATPAELLAGVLAAAAGLAALPPEEVLPARDEPDDPGPSPADITLTPRERDVLALLAEGLSNKRAARELGVSESTVKFHVQAVYSKLGVQSRAGAVTRGVQLGLISV from the coding sequence ATGCTCTCCGCCCCCCTGCCCTCGGTGCGCGTGGCCCTGCGCTCGCCCGCGCTGGCGGCGGGGGTGGCGGCCCTTCTGCAAGGCTTCGGGCTGACCCTCGCGGAAGGCGCGGAGGCGGACGTGCTCGTCGTGGACGACCCCTGGCTCTCCGACCCGGAGGCGCTGGCGGCGGAGGTCGAGGGGGTGGCGGGCGTCGTGGCCCTCGGCTCCCCGGCCTGGGTGAGCACGCTCCACGAGGCGGCCCCGGGCGGCTGGGCGGCCCTGGGCACCGACGCCACCCCCGCCGAACTCCTCGCGGGCGTGCTCGCGGCGGCGGCGGGCCTGGCCGCCCTTCCCCCCGAGGAAGTCCTGCCCGCCCGGGACGAGCCCGACGACCCGGGGCCCTCCCCCGCCGACATCACCCTTACCCCCCGCGAGCGCGACGTGCTCGCCCTCCTCGCCGAGGGCCTGAGCAACAAGCGCGCCGCCCGCGAACTCGGCGTCAGCGAGAGCACCGTCAAGTTCCACGTCCAGGCCGTGTACTCCAAACTGGGCGTGCAAAGCCGCGCCGGAGCGGTGACAAGGGGCGTACAGTTGGGGCTGATCAGCGTGTAG
- a CDS encoding VOC family protein produces MRFWSEALDYRPLREPEEDWAILVPREGKGPQLALKLVSSEAHNHTRHHLDLYATDQAAEVERLLRLGAEQVDWRYEQGADYVVLADPDGNRFCVVQKDG; encoded by the coding sequence ATCCGTTTCTGGTCGGAGGCCCTGGATTACCGGCCACTCCGCGAACCGGAGGAGGACTGGGCCATCCTGGTTCCCCGGGAGGGGAAGGGGCCGCAACTCGCCCTCAAGCTCGTCTCCTCGGAGGCGCACAACCACACCCGGCACCATCTCGACCTCTACGCCACGGACCAGGCGGCGGAGGTCGAGCGCCTGCTGAGACTCGGTGCGGAGCAGGTGGACTGGCGCTACGAGCAAGGCGCGGACTACGTCGTTCTGGCCGACCCAGACGGCAACCGCTTCTGCGTCGTCCAGAAGGACGGGTAG